CGTAATTACaactcggaagtcggaagtcggaggtcggaagtcggaactcggAAGTCGGTggtcggaactcggaactcggaacttgGAACTCGGAACCTCAAAACtaggaagtcggaagtcggaaattcTGAGTTCCGACTTCCCAGGTATCCTGGGGCTAGGAAGTCAGAAATCACGGATTCCCTAGGTTAttccacatttatttacctCGGAAGTCGTTATTCAAAGTTTCCGCGTGACgctgtgttttttccccaaacAAATTCTGAGGTTATACcgttttccatttccattttcaACTTCCCAGGTATCTCGGACTTTGGAAGTCGGAaattccgagttccgagttccaaCCTCGGAACACGGAAGTCAGAAATTCCGAGTTCCGGCTTCCGACCTCGGAACTAGGAAGTTGGAAGTCAGAAATTTCGAGTCCCGAATTCCAACTTCTGAcctcggaactcagaagtcgGAAATTCCGAGTTCCGAATTCCGATTTCCGAGAAAGTCGGAAATTCTGAGTTGCGACTTCCCAGGTatctcggaactcggaactcgaaAATTATGATTCCCGAGGTTATTCCGCGTTTATTTACGAGGTTatgctgtgttttttcccccaaaaaaatcaacaacaaggagacctccaggagtacctttgttttgttagctaataccaggcgataacaacacactacgtgatagtttctgacagaaaacaacatgaaaacacctccacagagagaacttgAATTCTGAGTTCCGACTTCCCAGGTATCTCGGAACTAGGAAGTCGCAAGTCGGAAATTTTGAGTTCCAACTCCCGACCTTGGAACTCGGATCTCGGAAATTCTGAGTTCCGAATTCCAACTTCTGACCTCGGATCGCTGGCCAGCTTATAgcctacattttattttctagcaAGTGGCTTGTATAGTGCCCACTTATACAATCATAAGTGGCCGTggacatttacatttgaaaagcaTGGCAATAAAAATGTTCAGGTAGCTTTTCTAAGATCAACCCAGCAGTCTCCTGTCATGTGAATCAACCAGTGGCTCAGTGTTTGCAGTTATTTTGAAATAGATCGTCACTGtttcaaagtatttatttgtcaaaatgggTAGTGGCGTAGAGGTCTGTTATGTTGTGGTCCGTAAGGCCGTAGCCTCGAGAAAAAACCCTTTATAGGCCTATGTGTGGGTATTTGAAGATTTACCGAGGTAACCAGCTGTTGTAAGCAGCCAAACTAAAATGTGACCAGAATGCTTCAAATCCACTATGTAATGGATTTGAAGAAATGCCACTGTTCAGGTGGCACATTCTGTAAGGCAGGACATAGGGGAATAGgtgttaattttgttttagtGAGATCAAATCCAGCTCTGCGCGATCATGAACAtggattatattttctttattttgtatttttcttaggTGGCTGGGATGTAGTGCTCACTCATACAATCAAATTTGCCATAGTAGATATAAAATGTGACTTGGAATCAGTTAAATTATAACCTTAATagatgttttgtattttccaaTAAATGTATATAACAAGAGATTCCAAcctacatttaagaaaaaaaaatccagtttgaAGTCTGTGTATAAATTCAAAAATTAACATCACTCAAGAAAAAGATTACCGGTAATCGaattaatattgatgaaaaagtaaaataaaatgtgcaaaatactgatttgtatttttatgtacCCCAAacctaaataaaaataattgtattagGGTAACATAAATCCAATAAATTtcaataattattataattccATATGTCACTCTTGGTGTCACGGGGtcatgagttttattttgaaggattcaaacaggaagtgtaacCATCACTACTGCAACCAGAAGATAAGCGAGCCGTGACTTAACGTTCCCCCGAAAGAGAAGAGTTATTAAATCATACAGTAAGTAATGACTGGGTGGAAATGATAACAAACGAATTTGACTATTCACGTTGTTAAGAAATGAACCTCATCGgctagttttgttttttttatgctttaaaaTCGTGTTAGAAACGGCGACATGTACCTGCGCAGCTAACGGTAACGGAAGCTTTATTTATACCGCTAGCTATCTACGCAGGGGGAAAACTTGTAACTAACACTGATATGTAAAGCGTTAGTTATGTTTCAGCTGAAGAGGCCAGGGCAGTAAACTAGGGGCAGTCTGCTTTAAAGACACGAGCAAATGCCTTTCAACTAAAAAGACATTGCGTCGAATTGCAACAAAACCAGCTTTCTAACATGTCGTGTGTCTGACACTTTCCTATTTTACAGCTGATCTGAAAGAAAACAGTGCaaagtctcctttttttttatccgtgTTCCTACAGACTTATCGCCCATTAAGGGAGGGCGGCGATACCATGTGGTAGTCACATGAACGACAAGGATGAGGCATAAACAACAAGGGGCAGCCGCTGCACAGTGTCTACCATAGGAAGGGGGGGGTCTGCTGCTTGTACAAGGCCCCTGCACATGCAGCCCCCTGTGTCCCCCTTTTACTGAACATATGCAATGAACAACACCACCACTCAGCCCCCTGCCATCATAGATGGGGATGTGGCAGTCGGCTATGTGTTGGTGCCATTTTTCCTCATCACCATTGCCGGAATAGCTGCAGCTGTGGTGAGTAGCTAGTTGGATTGGTTTGCATGAGACGACCTTCACAAAGTTAGAAACACGCTTTAACCATGTACTCCTCTtcactttgtctgttttagGTCATGTATATACGTAAGAGAAGAAGGTGAGACATTACATCTGCATTCATTGATTGAACGACACTTTTGtgataaacttgtttttttaattaatccaatggttgttttcctttcatttcgTCTCTCAGAGTTGACAGACTGCGGCATCAGCTGCTGCCAGTTTACACATATGATCCTTCAGAGGAACTAAATGAGGCTGAACAAGAGATATTGTGGAGAGAAGAGGATACACGGGTATG
This region of Labrus bergylta chromosome 12, fLabBer1.1, whole genome shotgun sequence genomic DNA includes:
- the smim29 gene encoding small integral membrane protein 29; protein product: MNNTTTQPPAIIDGDVAVGYVLVPFFLITIAGIAAAVVMYIRKRRRVDRLRHQLLPVYTYDPSEELNEAEQEILWREEDTRVVQGWARSYQQRRPLLTKDVNA